From one Lolium rigidum isolate FL_2022 chromosome 4, APGP_CSIRO_Lrig_0.1, whole genome shotgun sequence genomic stretch:
- the LOC124647254 gene encoding DELLA protein SLR1-like, which translates to MDPAATASLSGALPLPSDQGAAASYCVDPSMDASVLPAVPPSVAEAEAARRGHEEEENAAIRLVHLLVTCANDIQAGDYAAATGNLAEARLALGTTVSTATGIGRVTSHFAAALGQRLSRASPSDSSAAPDAASSAEHAGELYRQFYEAGPYLKFAHFTANQAILEAFEGCDRVHVLDCAIMQGAQWPALIQSLSLRPGGPPALRITGIGPPPAADGSRDELNEVGVRLTEFARAVNVPFSFCGVRGDTIDPIQAWMFKLVPGEALAVNSICQLHRLLVDNVDPNSVAALFPEPIHTVLCWITSMQPKVFTVFEQEADHNNPALVERFTNALFYYGALFDSMEAVSAHRRTNTTGGLGGEAYLQREIFDIVCGEGSGRVERHEPLNVWHGRLWRAGLAQTPLGPSAIRRAAGLLRSLCGAGYRVQERGDFLTLAWHDRPLFTASVWHAPPTNNVITRLFELLMGEPEAQPTEGETGAQATEI; encoded by the coding sequence CTTCCGTCCTGCCCGCTGTCCCGCCCTCCGTCGCTGAAGCGGAAGCCGCAAGGAGAGGCCATGAGGAAGAGGAGAACGCCGCCATCCGGCTGGTGCACCTCCTCGTCACATGCGCCAACGACATCCAGGCGGGCGACTACGCGGCGGCCACGGGTAACCTGGCCGAGGCGCGCTTGGCGCTCGGGACGACGGTCTCGACGGCCACCGGGATCGGCCGCGTCACCAGCCACTTCGCTGCCGCGCTGGGCCAGCGTCTCTCACGGGCGTCCCCGAGCGACTCCAGCGCCGCGCCCGACGCCGCCTCGTCGGCGGAGCACGCCGGTGAGCTGTACCGCCAGTTCTACGAGGCGGGGCCCTACCTCAAGTTCGCGCACTTCACGGCTAACCAGGCCATCCTCGAGGCGTTTGAAGGCTGCGACCGCGTGCACGTCCTGGACTGCGCGATCATGCAGGGTGCGCAGTGGCCGGCGCTCATCCAGAGCCTCTCCCTCCGCCCCGGCGGCCCGCCAGCCCTCCGGATCACCGGCATCGGCCCTCCTCCCGCCGCAGACGGATCACGCGACGAGCTCAACGAGGTGGGCGTCCGGCTCACCGAGTTCGCGCGCGCCGTGAACGTACCCTTCTCCTTCTGCGGTGTCAGGGGCGACACCATTGACCCGATCCAGGCTTGGATGTTCAAGCTCGTCCCCGGCGAGGCGCTGGCCGTGAACTCCATCTGCCAGCTCCACCGCCTGCTGGTGGACAACGTGGACCCGAATTCTGTGGCCGCCTTATTCCCGGAGCCCATCCACACCGTCCTCTGCTGGATTACCTCCATGCAGCCCAAGGTGTTCACGGTCTTCGAGCAGGAGGCGGACCACAACAATCCGGCGCTGGTGGAGCGGTTCACCAACGCGCTCTTCTACTACGGCGCCTTGTTCGACTCCATGGAGGCGGTGTCCGCTCACCGCCGCACCAACACCACCGGTGGCCTCGGAGGGGAGGCGTACCTGCAGCgggagatcttcgacatcgtgtgCGGCGAGGGCAGCGGCCGTGTGGAGCGCCACGAGCCGCTCAACGTCTGGCACGGCCGGCTCTGGCGTGCCGGGCTTGCCCAGACGCCCCTCGGGCCGAGCGCGATCCGGCGGGCTGCGGGGCTGCTCCGTTCGTTGTGCGGAGCCGGGTACCGCGTGCAGGAGCGCGGCGACTTCCTCACGCTCGCGTGGCACGACCGTCCTCTGTTCACGGCGTCCGTATGGCACGCACCGCCGACGAACAATGTGATAACCCGCCTTTTCGAGCTATTAATGGGTGAGCCTGAAGCTCAGCCGACTGAGGGTGAGACTGGAGCTCAGGCGACTGAGATTTAG